The region ACGGATAGCCCAATCGGTGGCACTGGCGCTGAGCCATATAACCCGCATTCCCGCAGCAAGTCTGCAGGCATCGCTCACCGTGCATGTGCGCTGGCAAGAAGATCAGGGATGAGGAGTGAAACGCATGGAGCAGAAGCAACCCACCGACCTGAAAGTGGTGCGAATCATCGACCCCTCGCTTTGCGTGGAGTGTCGTTTTGCATATATCGCTACTGTTGAGCTGATGGACGGCAGTCTCAAAGAGATGCTCTACTGCCGTCGCCTGGACTGCGATAACTGGGACTACGCCGAGTGGGATGAGGAGGAATGGAAAGCATTATGGGGGGAAGAGGCGGCATAGTTTCCTCAATCACCAATGAGCGACAACAGCGCCATTTGGTAGCCACCCTTACACTGTTCCGCGACCTGCAGCGCGAATCGGCGGAGCGGGCACTGTTCACGCTGGCGGCACTGGAGTTCTACGAAGAGAAGCTGCTGCGCACCTTGCGTCAGGGAAGCCCCAATACCCTGAAGGATGCTGTCGTGGGGTATTGACGGTCTCTCGAAGCACCCCCTCGTAGCCGCACGCTTCAGGGGGGTGTCTCCCCCGGCGCAGGCTAAAGCCTGCGGCTACAGATGTTGTGATGTAGTCTCAACCGCTTCTATCTCCCGCACCACCCGAAGTACTTTTCGCACAGGGTCGGCGTCTGCCGTCACCGAACGCCCGACGACCAGATAATCCGCCCCCGCCCGAACCGCCTGGGACGGCGTTGTGATGCGCCGCTGGTCGCCTGTACTGTCTCCACTCAATCGGATACCCGGGGTGACAATCAAAAACCCCTCTCCCAGCCGTTTGCGTAGCGCCCTTGCCTCCTGCGCCGACGCCACCACGCCGTCCATACCCGATTCCTTCGCCAGTGACGCCAGATGCACCACCTGATTGCCCGCTCCCCGGCGCGTGCCCACCTGCTCGCGCAACTCCTGCGAGGAGAGGCTGGTCAGCACGGTAACCGCAATCAGCAAGGGTGGTTCGGATGCGGAACGCGCTGCCTCCACTGCTGCCTCCATCATGGCACGCCCACCGGAGGCATGCACGTTCACCATCCAGACACCCATCCGCGCGATGGCGCGCACCGCTCGCGCCACCGTGTTGGGGATGTCATGCAGTTTGGCGTCATAAAACAGCCGGCCGGCACCTGCCTCATGCAAACGCCCAAAGATACCGAAGCCTGCGGCGTGCACCAGCTCCAGCCCCACCTTGAAGCCGCCCACATACGGCGACAGCAACTTTACCCACTGCACCGCCTGTTCGGCGTCGGAAGTGTCCAGCGCAATCAGAATTCGCTCTCGGGCTTGCATCGCTTCACCGTGCCCACGATGTCCTGAACGTCTCTCTCGCCCTGTTCGAGCAGGTAGCGCTCAATTCCCTCCACCACCTCGATACTGACGCGCGGGTTTACATAGTTCGCCGTACCTATGGCTATTGCCGACGCCCCCGCCAGCAGGAACTCCACCGCATCGGTCGCGTTCATAATACCGCCCATGCCGATAATGGGCACCTTCACCGTCTGGGCGACTCTCCAGACCATATACAGCGCGAGGGGCTTAATCGCCGGTCCGGACAGGCCGCCCGTGACGTTTGCCAGTTTGAACCGGCGCGTCTTGGCGTCGATGGCTGTGCCGACGAAGGTATTGACCAAACTCAGAATATCCGCGCCACCATCGACCGCTGCCCGCGCGGTGACCGTAATGTCGGTCACGTTCGGGGAGAGCTTCACCATCAACGGCAGGCGGGTGCGCCTTCGCACTCGCGAAACCACCTCCCGTGTGGCTTCCGGGTCCACCCCAAAATGGATGCCGCCCTTCTCCTGATTGGGACACGAGATGTTCATCTCCAGGGCGTGCACTCCATCTACCCCATCCAGCCGTTCTGCCAGCTGTTCGAACTCCTCGTAAGAATCGCCAGCGATGTTCACAATGACCGCGCACCGGTACCGGCGCAAGAAGGGCAGTTTCTCGCGGATGAACGCCTCCACCCCCACGTTCTGCAGTCCGATGGAGTTCAGGCACCCCGCCGCTGTCTCCACCATGCGGGGCATGGGGTTGCCCACACGCGGATGGAGAGTCGTTCCCTTGACCATAATGCCCCCCAGCCGGTTCAGGTCTACCAGGTCGGCATACTCACTGCCATAACCGAACGTTCCGGATGCCACCAGCACAGGGTTTTGCAGGCGCAACGGTCCCAGATTCACAGACAGGTTCACCCCACTCATTCCCACACCACCTCCGCCGCGTCGAAGACGGGGCCGTCCACACACGCCCGTTTATAGTCTGTGCCTTCGGCAGTGCGCACCTTCACAGCGCAACCCAGACACACACCCAGTCCGCATGGCATCATCGTCTCCACAGACACCTGGCAGGGCAACTGGTGCTTACGCGCGAACTTCGCCACCGCCTCTAACATGCCGGTCGGCCCACAGGTGTATATCTGGCAACGGTCATGCAGCAACTCGCTGCGACCGTACAGCGCTCGCAGCACGTCCGTTACTTTGCCTCGCTCCCCCAGACTGCCGTCTTCCGTGACCGTCCACAGCCGGACGCCCAGGTCTGCAAATTGCTCCTGACATACCAGCAGGTCGTGCCGACGTGCTCCGTTGACCACCACTATCCTGTCACGCGGCACGCCGTGTTGTATCATCTCCTCCGCCAGCAGGTACAGCGGTGGCGCACCCACTCCGCCCGCCACCAGCAGATGGGTCGTGTCCTCGGCAGGCTGCGCGACCGCAAAGCGATTGCCCAGAGGCCCTACCACGAAGACACTCTCGCCCGGCTTCTTGCTTGCCAGCAATCGGGTGAAGGTGCCTCGTACCAGATAGACCACCGAGAAATTGCCCTGCTCGGGGAACCTGCGGAACACGCTGAACGGTCGGCTGAGCAGCGGCTCGTAACCACATTGCACACGTATCTGCACGAACTGCCCGGGCTGCGCATACTGGGCAACCGTCGGGCAATGGATCTCCATTTCAAATTGACCGGTTGCCACCGGTCGGTTGGCAACCACTGCGCAATGCTCTGCACAACGCATGAAACACCTCGTTCGCCGTTTCCCTTTGCCGATTATTCAGTTTACCTCAAGGCGAATCCTGCCCGCGCCGCGAAGACAGGTAGCCATCTTGACTTTTTGCCGTTTTTCGGTTACTAATGTAGTGTGTCGCACACTACCTTCCACATACAACGCTCCACCCCAGATATTCAGGGTGTTGCCCGCTTTGACCGGCGAACGAAGCTTCTGGTACAGCGGCTGCACGCTGGTGACATCGCTATTATCGACCATCCAGACCTCGACGGCGTAGCGGCGGAGGCGTTGGCAGACCGACAGATAGCAGCGGTTGTCAACCTTTCCCCTTTCATCACAGGGCGATACCCCAACGCGGGGCCCAGCATCCTTCTCCGTGCGGGGATACCTTTGTATGAATGCCATGACAGCAATCTGGCGGATGCGGTGCAGGAAGGAGCGAAGGTTACCATTTCAGGGAACACCCTGTGCCTGAACCACCTGCCAGAGGCTTCCTTTCCGTTACAACGTCTGGATGAGGCGCGCGTCCAGCAGCTGCTGGAACTTGCCCAGCAACGGCTGAAGAGCGAGCTGCGCGCTTTTGCGCAGAACACGCTGGAATATCTGCAGGAAGAGAGCGACGCCCTGCTGGATGTGCTGGCAGTGCCGGAAATCAGTACGCCGATAGCCGGGCGACACGCGGTGGTGGTGGTGCGCGGAGAGCGGTTCAAACAGGACCTGATTGCCATTCGCAACTATCTGCGCGAGATGCGCCCCGTGCTCATCGCGGTAGACGGAGGAGCCGACGCGCTGCTGGAGATGGGCTTCCATCCCGATATCATCGTGGGCGACATGGATAGCGTCGGCGATAAAGCGCTGCGATGTGGTGCCGAACTGGTGGTGCATCAGTATACCAGCACAGAGCGTGTTTCGCCGGGCCTGGAACGCGTACAGCGGCTGGGATTGCCACACAAGGTCTGGCGCACTCCGGGCACCAGCGAAGATATCGCCATGCTGCTGGCTTACGAGAAGGGAGCGCAGCTGATTGTGGCGGTGGGCACGCACTTCAGCCTGCTGGAGTTTCTGGAGAAGGGGCGCAGAGGCATGTCCAGCACTTTCCTGACGCGCCTGCGCGTGGGCGATAAACTGGTGGACGCCAAAGGGGTGAGCCAGCTCTATCCCAAGCGGTTCGCCTGGCGCGAGTTCGGCTGGCTGTTTGTGGCAGCGCTGACGCCGGTGGTGGTGGCTTTCCTGCTGTCGCCGATAGGACGTGACCTCGTTCGTCTTTTAATGGTATGGCTGCGTTTGCGCTTGCACTTTTAGGGGGAGAACGGGATGTTTGCAGACCTGCGTTACCATCTGGTCAGCCTGGCAGCGGTGTTCCTCGCGCTGTCGGTTGGGATGCTCATCGGGGGGCTGTTTCTGAACACTGCACCCGCGGAGACACAACAGCGGTTGATTCGGCGCATTCAGGAAGACCTCGCCCGTATTTCTGCCGAAAGCGACCGCAACCGCCGCGATTTCGAGCGCATGGACCAGGCGATGAGAGAGTTAACGCCGCGTCTGGTCAAACAGCGATTGAAGGCGCGACGGATAGCGGTAGTGCAAACAGGCGATGACGACCGCGCACTGGCAGATACCCTGAAAGCATTGCGCGATGCGGGTGCGGAAATCGCTTCGGTAACGGTGGTCACCAATCGATGGCTGGAGCTGACGGATGAGGAAAAAGAGCGCATCATTCGCACCTTGCGCAGCCTGAAGCCCAATCTGCCCGGCGATTTCACCGCCATCGTCAAAGCGCTCGCGAACGGTGTGGCGCTTTTCGGTTACGACCAGACGGTGGAGATATTGCGTCGTGAAGGGCTGATACGCGCTTCGGGCGAATACACCCTGCCCTGCCGCTACGTGGTGATTGTCGGGGGGAGCTCTGTGCCGGACAGCGTCCGTGCGGCAGAGATAGACCGCCCCCTGATTCGCCAATGGCAGAACATAGGCATCGAGGTGGTGGCTACGGAAAGGCACGATTGCGTGTCTTCGCACGTGGCGGTATATCGGGAAACGGATATCGCCAGCGTGGACTGTATCGACATCGCGCTGGGACAGCTGGTGCTGCCTTTCCTGTTTGAGGCGCAGACAGAGGCGTACGGGGTCAAGGACAGTGCGGATAGGGTGCTTCCCCCCGCCCTCGTGGAGGGCAAATGAGGCGCGTCTTTGCCTTAGTGCCAGCGCATAACGAATCGCAAACGGTGGCAGAAACGGTGCGCGCGCTGCTAGCCCTGCCTGCGGAGGTGCTGGTGGTTGCCGACTGCTGCCGCGACGACACCGCCGAGCGCGCCCGAGAAGCCGGTGCGACGGTGCTGGTGCGGCAGGGGCGCGGAGATAAGTCGCGTGCGCTGGCGATGGGCTTCCGATGGATAAAGGCACAGGCACCCTCCGACGAGGACATTGTGCTGCTGATAGATGCCGACGTGGGTTCCACCGCCAGCGAAGCAGTGCATCTGCACGAAGCGATTGCCCATGACGTAGCGGATATGGCTATCGGGGTGTTGCCGCCTGCAGGAAGACACGGCGGTTTCGGGCTGGTGGCAGGGTTCGCGCGATGGGTGTTGCAACGCCGAACGGGCAGACGGTTCCGCACACCCCTGAGCGGTCAGCGAGCCATTCGGTGGAAACTGCTGCGGCAGCTGGATGCGCTGGCACAGGGCTTTGGGGTAGAGGTGGGTTTGACCATCGACCTAACGCATCTGGGCGCGCGCGTACAGGAGGTCGATGTGCGCATGAGGCATCGTTACACGGGCAGAAGCTGGCGGGGGTTCCTGCACAGGGCGAGACAGGGCTGGCATGTTTTGCTTGCCAGCATAGGATTGAGGCGGGTGCAGTTATGGACGCAAGACTGATCGCCATTATCCTCTTTGTGGGGGCGCCTTTCGTGGTGCTGCTGGGTGGTATTGCCGTTTTCCCCAAACTCTGCCGCCGCTGGAACTGGCTGAAGGCAAACTATCGCGGCGAGGTCGTGCCCTGCAGCTACGGGGTCATCTGGTGGGCGTTCTGCAGTGTGCTTTACGCGGAGCTGGCGTGGACAGCGGATTCCGAAACACGCGCGCTGTCGGTAGCGTTTCTGCTGGCGGCGTTTGGCTTCGGGTTGCTGGGACTGATAGACGACCTGTGGGGTGGCACAGAGTTCAGGGGCTTGCGGGGGCATCTGCGCGCCCTGCGGCAGGGCAAGGTCACAACAGGTCTGCTGAAAGCGGCGGGTGGTCTTGCTCTCGCGATGGCAATCGCCTCCCTGTTGCAGACAGGCTGGGCAGTGTTGCCGGCAGGACTGCTGATTGCGCTGATGGCAAACGCAATGAATCTGCTGGACATGCGCCCGGGCAGGGCGGTTTCCGTGTTTCTGGTGCTTTCGG is a window of Bacillota bacterium DNA encoding:
- a CDS encoding dihydroorotate dehydrogenase electron transfer subunit, translating into MRCAEHCAVVANRPVATGQFEMEIHCPTVAQYAQPGQFVQIRVQCGYEPLLSRPFSVFRRFPEQGNFSVVYLVRGTFTRLLASKKPGESVFVVGPLGNRFAVAQPAEDTTHLLVAGGVGAPPLYLLAEEMIQHGVPRDRIVVVNGARRHDLLVCQEQFADLGVRLWTVTEDGSLGERGKVTDVLRALYGRSELLHDRCQIYTCGPTGMLEAVAKFARKHQLPCQVSVETMMPCGLGVCLGCAVKVRTAEGTDYKRACVDGPVFDAAEVVWE
- a CDS encoding glycosyltransferase family 2 protein; its protein translation is MRRVFALVPAHNESQTVAETVRALLALPAEVLVVADCCRDDTAERAREAGATVLVRQGRGDKSRALAMGFRWIKAQAPSDEDIVLLIDADVGSTASEAVHLHEAIAHDVADMAIGVLPPAGRHGGFGLVAGFARWVLQRRTGRRFRTPLSGQRAIRWKLLRQLDALAQGFGVEVGLTIDLTHLGARVQEVDVRMRHRYTGRSWRGFLHRARQGWHVLLASIGLRRVQLWTQD
- the pyrF gene encoding orotidine-5'-phosphate decarboxylase, coding for MQARERILIALDTSDAEQAVQWVKLLSPYVGGFKVGLELVHAAGFGIFGRLHEAGAGRLFYDAKLHDIPNTVARAVRAIARMGVWMVNVHASGGRAMMEAAVEAARSASEPPLLIAVTVLTSLSSQELREQVGTRRGAGNQVVHLASLAKESGMDGVVASAQEARALRKRLGEGFLIVTPGIRLSGDSTGDQRRITTPSQAVRAGADYLVVGRSVTADADPVRKVLRVVREIEAVETTSQHL
- a CDS encoding copper transporter; the encoded protein is MFADLRYHLVSLAAVFLALSVGMLIGGLFLNTAPAETQQRLIRRIQEDLARISAESDRNRRDFERMDQAMRELTPRLVKQRLKARRIAVVQTGDDDRALADTLKALRDAGAEIASVTVVTNRWLELTDEEKERIIRTLRSLKPNLPGDFTAIVKALANGVALFGYDQTVEILRREGLIRASGEYTLPCRYVVIVGGSSVPDSVRAAEIDRPLIRQWQNIGIEVVATERHDCVSSHVAVYRETDIASVDCIDIALGQLVLPFLFEAQTEAYGVKDSADRVLPPALVEGK
- a CDS encoding dihydroorotate dehydrogenase; protein product: MSGVNLSVNLGPLRLQNPVLVASGTFGYGSEYADLVDLNRLGGIMVKGTTLHPRVGNPMPRMVETAAGCLNSIGLQNVGVEAFIREKLPFLRRYRCAVIVNIAGDSYEEFEQLAERLDGVDGVHALEMNISCPNQEKGGIHFGVDPEATREVVSRVRRRTRLPLMVKLSPNVTDITVTARAAVDGGADILSLVNTFVGTAIDAKTRRFKLANVTGGLSGPAIKPLALYMVWRVAQTVKVPIIGMGGIMNATDAVEFLLAGASAIAIGTANYVNPRVSIEVVEGIERYLLEQGERDVQDIVGTVKRCKPESEF